The following is a genomic window from Malus sylvestris chromosome 7, drMalSylv7.2, whole genome shotgun sequence.
cgtataagcaaaatataatggctagaaatttagaaaattccacaagtgaaaatctaatgttcaagaaatgggattgcggagatccgtgaggctaaatgcgacaataaggggagcggcatcatcatcacgagcttccaccatgggaaccaccgtggtggctacctcggtagccacccgcggcgaggtccatggtgccttcaccacggccaccatgggaaccaccgcggtggctacttcggtagccactcgtggcgaggtccatggagccttcaccacggcccggaaatccatgaggcaaaatgcgacaataaggggagcggcatcaccaccacgagtttccaccatgggaaccaccgcggtggctacctcgatagccacccacggcgaggtccatggtgccttcaccacggccaccatgggaaccaccgcagtggctacttcggtagccactcgtggcgaggtccatggagccttcaccacggcccgagccgtgccatccaaggctcacggtaccaagaccacgatccaagccgtgccatccaagtttacgtggacccaagcccaagcctcgcattcacatgcaccgcgcattgagcagcctgcttccgtgatccagcctgctcccgtcaagcaacccactctcacggcccaacctgctcttgccgagcagcctgctctcgtgacccagcctgctcccgacgagcagcccactcccgtggcccagcctgctttcgacgagcagcccactcccgtggcccagcctgctttcgtcgagcagttcactccggtggcccagcctgctcctgccaagcagcccactcccgtggcccagcctgctcctgccaagcagtctgctctcgtgacccagcctgctcccgacgagtaacccactcccgtggcccagcctgctttcgtcgagcagcccactccggtggcccagcctgctcctgccaagtagcccactcccgtggcccagcctgctcctgccaagcagcctgctctcgtgacccagcctgctcccgacgagcaacccacttccgtggtccagcctgcttctttcgagcagcccactctcacggcctagcctgctcccgtggctttccaagcagcccaagtcggcccaagactatctcaaccatccggacctacaatcgagccgggggcattttcaccacattttttcgcggatttgacatttcccaactcaaatttcGCGCCCAGAGTCTACCACCtttccactgctcaaggaggcgcattccttccaagctcttccaatccaaatggcgaacaacacttgtctcgacaagtcatagagttgacgagcgcccttgcacaacagaaaaCCTTGgcgaatcaacttttgcaacgtatcaggatccaacgtgccctggacgaggtatcccgaagtaggacaagggcagacgaacatttccagcagcgtcccggtaagcagccactcgaccagccacgagccgaacgtttgggcagtgtacattcccgtcttagagcgcgagggagcatgcactctcgactaggcccacgaatgagcatacattcacggttggggtcatactccgatagtcaacatgagcaaccttccgggcaaagtgtctattcgcagctaagcccacaaggagcgtcctccacctcacatcagagtaggcagcacgacggacggagagaaacagtcactcaatccagctcaagttcaaccagcagcctgcgaagaactcgctcgcctactaggaacacaccacatgcactgcatccgcggcatagacgagccaaacacatggaagagcagcctagaccagcaagtcatgactgggggcagccgagagctccgctaccccaataaaggcaaattcaggaagaagtagagagactcttgaccaagcgattgcatgatttccaacgcaacgaggtcaccgacgaggcactacgacggaacataatcaacataagcaggtcacccttcacggaggaGATCGAggaggcagagcctccacgcgagttcagcatgccacatttcacatctttcaaaggggatgaagacccggagagacacttaaaacgttaccaaagcgcaatgatcctttatcgaaacaacgatgatctcatgtgcaagatattcgccaccactctacaaggcgaggcgcaagattggttctacaccctgccgccacaatccatccggaatttctacgaactttctttggttttcaccaaagaatattcatcctatcgctcgatcaaaaagaagtctgaccatttgttcgatgtcaagaagaacccaaaggagtcgcttcgcgactatgtgaggaggttcaaaatagagaaggcaaaaatagtcggatgcaacgactcgatagctagagcagccttccaaaaaggacttcca
Proteins encoded in this region:
- the LOC126629679 gene encoding uncharacterized protein LOC126629679, encoding MGTTVVATSVATRGEVHGAFTTATMGTTAVATSVATRGEVHGAFTTARAVPSKAHGTKTTIQAVPSKFTWTQAQASHSHAPRIEQPASVIQPAPVKQPTLTAQPALAEQPALVTQPAPDEQPTPVAQPAFDEQPTPVAQPAFVEQFTPVAQPAPAKQPTPVAQPAPAKQSALVTQPAPDE